GACGCGAGCGAGTCGCGTGGCGGTCCACGCTCGACGGTCTGGAAGCCCCAATACCGACCCCGGCCGTGGCGGACTGCAGGTGTTACCTGACCACGGTCGAGAACGGTCTGTACGCGCTCGATGTTTCGACCGGCCAGCGGAAGTGGCACCTCCCGGCGGTCGGTTCAGGTTCCCCACCGGCCGTCGCGGACGGCCTCGTCTTCGTCTGCGGACGCGACGGGACGGTTGCGGCCGTCGACACCGAGACCCAGTCCGTCGCGTGGCGGTTCGACGCGGGGCGTGCCGTCTCGACGGCGTCACCGGCGGTGGCCGGGGGCACCGTCTTCGTCGGCGACGCGGACGGCGACGCCGGAGACGAGGCGGCGCGTATCCACGCTCTCGACGCGACGACCGGCGAGGAGGTCTGGTCGGCCCGGACCGAGGAGTACGTGAACGCGTCTCCAGCGGTCGCCGACGGTCTCGTCTACGTCGCGGTCCGCGACGAAATCCGGGCGCTCGACGCGGCCACCGGCGAGCAGAAGTGGCGGTTCGACGCGAGCGGTTCCATCCGCGCACCGCTCTCGGTCGCGGACGGAACCGTGTTCGCGGGGACGCTGAACGGGCGAGTGTACGCGCTCGGCGAGTCGTCGTAGCGCCCGCCGTCGGTGACGACTCGCCTCTCGTTCGACCACCCGCTCCCGACCGTTTCGGCCTTTTCGACGACCTAACTCGGCGGTAACACGGCGTTTCGGTTCGGGGGTTTTTGTCTCTCGGCGTCGTACCGGCGGCAAGGAAACCCGAAGCGGGCGGCGCTCCGAACGGGGGACCGGAGGAACACGATGAACGTCATCGAGGGGGCACGAATCAGTTGGCGCAACATCCGAGAGCACAAGCTTCGCTCGACGCTGACGACGTTGGGCGTCATCATCGGCGTCGCGGCGGTCATCACGTTCGTCACGCTCGGCGCGAGTCTCCAGCAGGACATCATCAGCACCGTCGCCGGCGGCAACGCCGCGACGATGTACGTGACCGCCCAGTCGCCGGGAGACAGTCGCATCCCGTCTATCGGCGGTGGCGGCGGTGGCTCCGTCGTGTTCACCCAGCACGACGTCGAGCAGATACGTCAGCTTCAGGGCGTCGAACTCGCCGCCCCGGAGAGCGGCATCGCCGCGTCGTCGGTCACGTACAACAACTCCAGCGTCGGGCGCCAGTTCATCACGGTGTCTTCGCCGAGTTACTTTCAGGTCCGAAACATCGATTTCGTCGCGGGCAGACCGTACCGGACGGGCGAGCGCGAGGTGGTGTTGAACAAACCCGCGGCGCGCATGTTCGGCGACAACGTGACGGTAGGTTCGAACATCTCGTTCACGCGGGCGGCGACCAGCGAGCAGTTGAACGCGACGGTCGTCGGCATCGTCGAACCGAAGGGCGGAGGCGACGTTCTCGGGTTCAGTCAGGGCAGCGCCGACCCCCGCATCTACGCACCGACCGAACCGTACTACCTGCGGACGACCCAGAGCCCGACCACTCAGCAGGAGCAACTCGTCTACGGGCGAATCCTCGTGACCGCCGAATCGCCGAGTCAGGTCGACGCGGTGCAGGGCCGGGTCTACAACTACCTCGGGCAGAACTCCGACGCCCGCCAACTCAAGTCCCAGTCCTACCAGTTCGAGGTGACGACCCAGGACCAGATAATCGGGCAGGTCAAGCAGTTGACCAGCACGTTCACCGCCTACATCACGGGCATCGCGGTCATCTCTCTCATCGTCGGGTCCATCGGCATCGCCAACATCATGCTGGTCAGCGTCACCGAGCGAACCCGCGAAATCGGCATCATGAAAGCGGTCGGCGCGCAGAACCGCGACGTGCTCCAGTTGTTCCTCGTCGAGGCGGTGATGCTCGGCGTCCTCGGGTCGGCGCTCGGTGCGGTCGTGGGCATCGCCGGCGGCTATGCGGGAGCGCAGGCCATCGGACTACCGCTCGCGTTCCAGCCGATTTGGTTCGTCGCGTCGGTGGTCGTGGGCGTCCTCGTCGGCGTCCTCGCGGGACTGTACCCCGCGTGGGACGCGGCCCACACGGACCCCATCGACGCGCTCCGGTACGAGTAGCCGATTCAGGTCACGTAGCCGACACCTACGGCCGATACCGTGTCAGCTTTTCTCAGTCCTACACCGGTCGTCCGCCGGAGGCAAGCCGCCTCGCCGGCACGCATCGGTGGCGCGGGGCGCGCCTCGGCCGCAAGACGTTTAGTTCGTTTCGAACCGTTCGCGTCGAAACCCGAGGTTGAACGCCGCGGGCGAGAAGTAACGACGCGGCGGGTCTCGGGGCCGGCCTCGCCGGCCCGAATAGCCACTGGATAACAAAGGACCCCCGACGACAAAGGAGGGTCAAGACCAACGCGTCCGGTTGGACGCGAGGAGTCCTCTATGACCGAACAGAACGTATCACACGAGACGACGGTACGCGAACGGGGATGGAAACGGGAGTTTCTCTGGCTCGCGCCCGCGCTCTTGTCCGGAATCGTATTGTTTTACGTCTACCTTCGCTCGCACCCCTACCCCTCGTTCGGGGCGGGACTGTACCTCCTCATCGCCGAGCGCATCTCGGAACTGGGCTACGCCCTCCCGAAGACGATTCCCCACTACACGAGGGGCGGCGTCCCGTTCGCCTACCCGCCGCTGATGTTCTACGCGGTCGCGGTGATACGCGACCTGACGGGGATCGACCCCATCACCATCTCGCGGTTCCTGCCGGGACTCGTGAGTCTGGTGTATCTCGTTCCGCTGTACCTGTTCGCCCGCGACCTGCTCGGGTCTCGACCGCAGGCCGCCCTGACCAGCCTCCTCGTCGCGGTGAGTCCGCCCGTCCTCCAGTGGCACATCTCGGCGGGCGGCATCGTCCGGGCGCCCGCGTTCCTGTTCGCGCTCACGGGCATCTACGCCGGACTGAGACTCTACCGGGACCGCGACCAGCGGTGGGTCGTCCCGTCGCTCGCGCTGTTCACGATGACCATCCTGACCCATCCGGTCTACACCGTCTTCTTCGCGCTGTCGTACTTCCTGCTGTTCCTCCAGTTCGAGCGCACGCTGTGGGGGCTTCTTCGGGGCGCGGTGGTCGGGTTCGGCGGCATCCTGCTGGCCGCGCCGTGGTGGACGCAGGTGATGGCCTACCACGGCATCGACGTGTTCACCGCCGCCGCGGGGACCCACGGCGGCATCGGCGGTGGGGTCCCGTCGCTGTCGTCGCTCATGAACGTCAACCTCCAGAGCCTCTTCGTCGGGAGCGCCCTGTCGCTGCTGGCGCTCGTCGGCATCGCCTACCTCCTGAAGGAACGGCGGTTCTTCCTGCCCGTCTGGTTCGTCGCGGTCACGGTCGTCATCGGGAAGGCCCGGTTCTCGATGCTGGTCGGGTCGTTCATCGCGGCCGTCTTCCTGCTGGAGTTCGTCGGCGCGAAACTCAAAGAGCGGTCCGCGCTCGGCGTGGGTCGGCGCGGCGTCGTCACGGCCGCGCTGGTCCTGATAATGACCGTCGGACTCGCCGGCGGTGCGATGTACGCGACCGGCGAGGTGGACGCTCACGCCGGGAGTCCGTCGCTCCCGCAGTTCATCGACCACGACGACGTGGAGGCGATGGAGTGGGCCCAGCACAACACCAAGCCGAGCGCCACCTTCGTCGTGCAGGGCGACGCCGCCGAGTGGTTCCCCCAGCAGACCCACCGGACTATGCTCGTCGGACCGTGGGGCGTCGAGTGGAAGGGCCACGGGCCGTACAACCGCCAGTTGGGGCTGTTCCGGGACGTGTCGTCGTGCAACAGCGCTCACTGCATGACCCGGACGCTCTCCGAGGAGGGCGTCATGCCGGACTACATCTACCTCCCGAAGGGGAAGTTCACGGTCCGCGGGATGCAGTACCAGCGCACCAGTAAACTCGCGATGTCGATGCACCTCTCGCCGAAGTACCGGACCGTCTTCGAGAACGACGGCGTCATCATCTTCGAGGTGATGGGCCAGAGTAGCGGGGAGCAGTCGGGGAGTTCGGGGACGGACGAGACTGCGAGCGACGGGTAGTCCGAACGAGTTCCGGAAGAACGCCGGAGTGAACACGGAGACGGTCAGAGCGAACCCCGGCGGAAGTCACGACGAAACACGGAACACCCCGCGCGAGGCCCGAAGGGCGACGGTTCAGAACAGCGGGTCCAACTCGTTGTCGTCGTCCTCGATGAG
The nucleotide sequence above comes from Halorussus limi. Encoded proteins:
- a CDS encoding ABC transporter permease, encoding MNVIEGARISWRNIREHKLRSTLTTLGVIIGVAAVITFVTLGASLQQDIISTVAGGNAATMYVTAQSPGDSRIPSIGGGGGGSVVFTQHDVEQIRQLQGVELAAPESGIAASSVTYNNSSVGRQFITVSSPSYFQVRNIDFVAGRPYRTGEREVVLNKPAARMFGDNVTVGSNISFTRAATSEQLNATVVGIVEPKGGGDVLGFSQGSADPRIYAPTEPYYLRTTQSPTTQQEQLVYGRILVTAESPSQVDAVQGRVYNYLGQNSDARQLKSQSYQFEVTTQDQIIGQVKQLTSTFTAYITGIAVISLIVGSIGIANIMLVSVTERTREIGIMKAVGAQNRDVLQLFLVEAVMLGVLGSALGAVVGIAGGYAGAQAIGLPLAFQPIWFVASVVVGVLVGVLAGLYPAWDAAHTDPIDALRYE